The Falco rusticolus isolate bFalRus1 chromosome 15, bFalRus1.pri, whole genome shotgun sequence genome has a segment encoding these proteins:
- the TAT gene encoding tyrosine aminotransferase, whose product MDSYLIQVSGHGDHAPMLDVHLKTNGNSVSSGKVKGRKPRWAVRASEMSKKTFNPVRAIVDSMKVEPNPRKAMISLSLGDPTVFGNLPTNDEVTQAVKEVLDLGHYNGYAPSVGYQSCRQAVAAYYSCPEAPLEAQDVILTSGCSQAIELALAVLANPGQNILVPRPGFSLYKTLALSMGIEVKLYNLLPEKAWEIDLKHLESLVDEKTACLIVNNPSNPCGSVFSKSHLQKILAVASRQCVPILADEIYGDMVFADCKYEPIATLSTNVPILSCGGLAKRWLVPGWRMGWILIHDRRDIFGNEIRDGLLRLSQRILGPCTIVQGALERILHQTPPEFYHNTLSILKSNADLCYAALSAIPGLRPVRPAGAMYLMVEIEMEHFPEFENDVEFTERLISEQSVFCLPATCFEYPNFFRVVITVPEEMMLEACSRIQEFCEMHYQGAEGAQDLECDK is encoded by the exons ATGGACTCGTACCTGATCCAAGTGAGTGGCCATGGAGATCATGCCCCCATGCTGGATGTTCATCTCAAGACCAATGGGAACAGCGTATCATCAGGGAAGGTGAAGGGCAGGAAGCCAAGATGGGCTGTCAGAGCTTCTGAAATGTCAAAGAAGACTTTCAATCCTGTCCGAGCCATTGTAGACAGCATGAAGGTGGAGCCCAACCCAAGGAAAGCTATGATTTCCTTGTCCTTAG GAGACCCAACGGTCTTTGGAAACCTTCCCACAAATGATGAGGTCACACAGGCTGTGAAGGAAGTTTTGGACTTGGGACATTACAACGGTTATGCTCCATCTGTTG gcTACCAGTCCTGCCGGCAGGCAGTGGCCGCGTACTACAGCTGCCCCGAGGCACCGCTGGAGGCCCAG GATGTCATCCTGACGAGCGGCTGCAGCCAGGCCATAGAGCTTGCCTTGGCGGTGCTGGCCAACCCAGGCCAGAACATCCTGGTGCCACGGCCTGGCTTCTCCCTCTACAAGACCCTGGCATTGTCTATGGGGATTGAGGTCAAACTCTACAACCTCTTG CCAGAGAAGGCCTGGGAAATTGATTTGAAACACTTGGAGTCTCTGGTAGATGAGAAGACAGCTTGCCTCATCGTGAACAACCCGTCGAACCCCTGTGGCTCTGTGTTCAGCAAGAGCCACCTCCAGAAGATCCTGGCAG TGGCATCAAGACAGTGCGTGCCCATCCTTGCTGACGAGATCTATGGAGACATG GTGTTTGCTGACTGCAAGTATGAACCCATTGCAACTCTCAGCACCAATGTGCCAATCTTGTCCTGTGGTGGCTTGGCAAAGCGGTGGCTAGTCCCTGGCTGGCGGATGGGTTGGATCCTAATTCATGACAGGAGAGATATCTTTGGTAATGAG ATCAGGGATGGCCTTCTAAGACTGAGTCAAAGGATCCTAGGACCCTGTACAATTGTCCAAGGAGCACTGGAACGTATCTTGCACCAAACACCTCCTGAGTTCTACCACAACACCCTCAGCATCCTCAAG tccAATGCTGACCTTTGTTACGCTGCCTTATCAGCTATCCCTGGCCTCCGGCCTGTCCGTCCCGCTGGAGCCATGTACCTTATG GTTGAGATTGAGATGGAGCATTTCCCTGAGTTTGAAAATGATGTGGAGTTCACAGAGCGACTCATCTCGGAGCAGTCTGTATTCTGCTTGCCAGCCACG tgctttgagTACCCAAACTTCTTCCGTGTGGTGATCACTGTGCCTGAGGAGATGATGTTGGAGGCCTGCAGTCGCATTCAGGAGTTCTGTGAGATGCACTACCAGGGTGCTGAGGGGGCCCAGGATCTGGAGTGTGACAAGTAG
- the LOC119157744 gene encoding telomeric repeat-binding factor 2-interacting protein 1 yields the protein MAARGEAVTPLQSRSLFLWDDGTPMRFYVRPGLAKLRLAPLLLAGGGRLCRVQEPGAVLLAQPGEEAPSGAVSTVYVTECVERNQRLPLEPYRLPAAPPAAAAPRGRLAFTEAEDVALLWAVQQQGQARARGRALWKELERAGLTRHSWQAMRDRYLRHLRPRHREPRKTAEPAQTLGIFAAANREFESTESGSDASDITEELSTQNGEGKSLRETVFGLKMGLEDSANGCQEKPREERPASSCSSSSVVREVVKTMQRFMEHLSMDLLTITQAFLKNTGEVETTLHFLQTGQRLDGYPVWSREDDLELQKDDEHIRNKLIAKFGAENVAKRIAFRKS from the exons ATGGCGGCGCGCGGGGAGGCGGTGACGCCGTTGCAGTCGCGGTCGCTGTTCCTGTGGGACGATGGGACCCCGATGCGGTTCTACGTGCGGCCCGGGCTGGCCAAGCTACGCCTGGCGCCGCTGCTGctggcgggcggcgggcggctgTGCCGCGTGCAGGAGCCGGGCGCCGTGCTCCTGGCGCAGCCCGGCGAGGAGGCGCCCAGCGGGGCTGTCTCCACCGTGTACGTGACGGAGTGCGTGGAGCGCAACCAGCGGCTGCCGCTAGAGCCCTACCGgctgcccgccgcgccgcccgccgccgccgccccccgcggccgccTGGCCTTCACGGAGGCGGAGGACGTGGCGCTGCTGTGGGcggtgcagcagcagggccaggcgCGGGCGCGCGGCCGGGCGCTCTGGAAGGAGCTGGAGCGGGCCGGCCTGACGCGGCACAGCTGGCAGGCCATGCGCGACCGCTACCTGCGGCATCTGCGGCCGCGGCACAGGG AGCCCCGGAAGACGGCGGAGCCCGCGCAGACCTTGGGCATTTTCGCGGCGGCTAACCGGGAGTTTGAAAGCACGGAG TCAGGAAGCGATGCTTCAGACATCACAGAAGAACTTTCTACACAAAATGGAGAGGGAAAGTCCTTGAGAGAAACAGTGTTTGGTTTGAAAATGGGACTGGAGGACTCTGCAAATGGCTGTCAGGAAAAGCCAAGGGAAGAAAGACCAGCAAGCTCTTGCTCTTCTTCCAGTGTGGTGAGAGAAGTAGTAAAAACTATGCAGCGCTTCATGGAGCATCTCAGCATGGACCTGCTCACGATTACACAGGCCTTCCTGAAAAACACTGGTGAAGTGGAGACCACTTTACACTTTCTGCAGACAGGGCAGCGCTTAGATGGGTACCCTGTATGGAGCAGAGAGGATGATTTGGAATTGCAAAAAGACGATGAACACATCAGAAATAAATTGATAGCAAAATTTGGAGCTGAAAATGTAGCAAAGCGGATAGCATTTAGGAAAAGTTAG
- the KARS1 gene encoding lysine--tRNA ligase isoform X1, which produces MLSPGAARLRGWAWRTAHRWRQAHHDQSSELKRRLKAERKTAEKEAKQKEQSEKHSNKPSSISDSENNVGADEESLDPNQYYKIRSHAIQQLKGTDEDPYPHKFHVDIALSDFIEKYGHLQPGDHLTDITVRVAGRIHAKRASGGKLIFYDLRGEGVKLQVMANSRLYKSEEEYFCINNKLRRGDIIGVEGNPGKTKKGELSIIPYEITLLSPCLHMLPHLHFGLKDKETRYRQRYLDLILNDYVRQKFITRAKIITYIRRFLDDLGFLEIETPMMNIIPGGAVAKPFITYHNELDMNLYMRIAPELYHKMVVVGGMDRVYEIGRQFRNEGIDLTHNPEFTTCEFYMAYADYHDLMEITEKLLSGMVKHITGSYKITYHPDGQDGQAYEIDFTPPFRRINMLHDLEKVLGVKFPSAECFETEETRKFFDDLCAERNVECPPPRTTARLLDRLVGEFLEVTCINPTFICDHPQIMSPLAKWHRSLRGLTERFELFVMKKEVCNAYTELNDPFRQRQLFEDQAKAKAAGDDEAMFIDENFCTALEYGLPPTAGWGMGIDRLTMFLTDSSNIKEVLLFPAMKPEDGKKEAPPGQPAEGTAV; this is translated from the exons ATGCTGAGCCCCGGCGCTGCGCGGCTCCGCGGCTGGGCCTGGAGGACCGCGCACCGGTGGCGCCAGGCGCATCATGACCAAAGCAG TGAGCTGAAGAGGCGTTTAAAGGCtgagagaaaaacagctgaaaaagaggcaaagcagaaagagcaaagtGAAAAGCATTCAAATAAGCCTTCTTCGATTTCTGACTCCGAGAATAATGTCGGTGCTGATGAGGAAAGCTTGGACCCAAAT CAATACTACAAGATCCGTAGCCATGCAATCCAGCAGCTGAAGGGCACCGACGAAGATCCCTATCCCCACAAGTTCCATGTGGATATAGCTCTTTCTGATTTTATAGAGAAGTATGGTCACCTGCAGCCAGGAGATCACCTGACAGACATTACAGTGAGAGTGGCAG GTCGAATCCATGCGAAGCGTGCCTCTGGAGGGAAGCTGATTTTCTACGATCTTCGTGGCGAAGGAGTCAAGTTACAGGTCATGGCAAATTCCAG GCTCTACAAATCAGAGGAAgagtatttctgtattaataaCAAGCTGCGTCGTGGGGACATTATTGGTGTCGAGGGGAAtcctgggaaaacaaagaaaggggAACTGAGCATTATTCCTTATGAAATAACTCTGTTGTCCCCATGCCTGCACATGTTGCCTCATCTTCACTTTGGCCTCAAAGATAAG gAAACTAGGTATCGTCAAAGATACTTGGATTTAATCCTTAATGATTATGTGAGGCAGAAATTTATAACCCGTGCAAAGATCATTACATATATCCGGAGGTTTCTAGATGACTTGGGCTTCCTTGAG ATTGAAACTCCTATGATGAATATAATTCCAGGTGGAGCTGTGGCAAAACCTTTCATCACATACCACAATGAACTGGATATGAATTTATATATGAGAATTGCTCCAGAGCTTTACCATAAG ATGGTGGTGGTTGGAGGCATGGACAGAGTATATGAAATTGGGCGTCAGTTCCGGAATGAAGGCATCGATTTGACTCACAACCCTGAGTTCACAACTTGTGAATTCTATATGGCTTATGCAGACTACCATGACCTGATGGAAATTACAGAGAAGTTGCTTTCAG GGATGGTGAAACATATTACTGGAAGTTACAAGATCACTTACCATCCAGATGGTCAAGATGGACAGGCCTATGAGATAGATTTTACCCCTCCCTTCCGGCGAATTAACATGTTGCATGATCTGGAAAAGGTCCTTGGAGTGAAATTTCCATCGGCTGAGTGTTTTGAAACTGAAG AAACTCGCAAGTTCTTTGATGACCTttgtgcagaaagaaatgttgaGTGTCCACCCCCCAGGACAACGGCCAGGCTTCTTGACAGA TTAGTTGGTGAATTCCTGGAAGTCACTTGTATCAACCCTACATTCATCTGTGATCACCCACAGATCATGAGTCCTCTAGCCAAATG GCATCGCTCTCTTCGTGGACTAACAGAACGCTTCGAACTCTTTGTGATGAAGAAGGAAGTGTGCAATGCGTACACAGAGCTTAACGATCCTTTCCGTCAGCGGCAGCTTTTTGAGGATCAGGCCAAG GCAAAAGCTGCAGGTGATGATGAAGCCATGTTTATTGATGAGAACTTCTGCACTGCGCTGGAGTATGGCCTCCCCCCTACAGCTGGCTGGGGCATGGGCATAGATCGCCTCACCATGTTCCTAACAGATTCCAGTAACATCAAG GAGGTGCTCCTCTTCCCGGCCATGAAACCGGAGGACGGCAAGAAGGAGGCGCCGCCGGGGCAGCCCGCCGAAGGCACCGCCGTGTGA
- the CHST4 gene encoding carbohydrate sulfotransferase 4, which produces MMNSRRVQVLLILAVLAFLLIHLYFLPCSNNAPMEEKPSPVHILILSSWRSGSSFTGQIFSQHPRVFYLMEPAWHVWVTMYQNSAKVLHMAVRDLVRSVFLCDMSVFDAYMSSQKKKSDLFQWETSRALCSPPACDSFSRSDIITAGNCRTICGKYPFSKVEEACKTYSHVVIKEVRFFDLKVLYPLLTDPSLNLKIIHLVRDPRAVFKSRENTVADLKLDSNIVVGSQRTRGEMGPYNTMQAICKSHVEIYKAGRHAIPSFLKDRYLLVRYEDIVRDPLARAAEMYRFAELHFTPALQKWVHNITHGKGQGAQAFDIGSRDALRVSQAWRETLPFQKIEKVQNVCKDAMELLGYRLIRSEEEQKNMLLDLLFAHNSSE; this is translated from the coding sequence ATGATGAATTCTAGAAGGGTGCAGGTTCTCCTGATTCTGGCAGTTTTGGCCTTCCTCCTGATCCACTTGTACTTCCTACCCTGCAGCAACAATGCCCCCATGGAGGAAAAACCTTCTCCAGTCCACATCCTCATTCTTTCCTCCTGGCGGTCGGGATCTTCCTTTACTGGACAAATCTTCAGCCAGCATCCCCGCGTCTTCTACCTGATGGAGCCCGCGTGGCACGTGTGGGTTACGATGTACCAGAACAGTGCCAAGGTCTTGCACATGGCAGTGCGGGACCTGGTCAGGTCGGTCTTTCTGTGCGACATGTCTGTGTTTGATGCTTACATGTCTAGCCAGAAGAAAAAGtctgatttatttcagtgggaaacAAGCCGAGCCTTGTGCTCCCCCCCTGCCTGTGACTCGTTCAGTCGCAGTGACATAATCACTGCAGGCAACTGCCGAACCATCTGTGGCAAGTACCCGTTCAGCAAGGTGGAGGAAGCCTGTAAAACTTACAGCCATGTTGTTATCAAGGAGGTTCGGTTCTTTGACCTGAAGGTCCTCTACCCACTTCTCACTGATCCGTCCCTGAACCTCAAAATCATTCACTTGGTCCGTGATCCTCGGGCTGTGTTCAAGTCCCGAGAGAACACAGTGGCAGACTTGAAACTTGACAGTAACATTGTTGTGGGGTCCCAGAGGACAAGGGGAGAGATGGGGCCCTACAACACAATGCAAGCAATCTGCAAAAGCCATGTCGAGATTtacaaggcaggcaggcatgcCATTCCCAGCTTCCTGAAAGATCGCTACCTGCTGGTTCGCTATGAAGACATTGTCAGAGACCCGCTAGCAAGGGCTGCTGAGATGTACAGGTTTGCAGAACTCCATTTCACACCAGCACTTCAGAAGTGGGTGCACAACATCACTCATGGGAAGGGGCAAGGAGCACAGGCCTTTGATATTGGGTCCAGAGATGCGCTGAGAGTATCACAGGCCTGGAGGGAGACCCTTCCCTTccagaaaatagaaaaagtgCAAAATGTGTGCAAGGATGCGATGGAGTTGCTAGGCTACCGGCTCATTCGGTCCgaagaagagcaaaaaaatatgttgctgGATCTCTTGTTTGCCCACAACTCCTCTGAGTAA
- the KARS1 gene encoding lysine--tRNA ligase isoform X2, with the protein MAAAAAKMAAARALETEETESRLSKNELKRRLKAERKTAEKEAKQKEQSEKHSNKPSSISDSENNVGADEESLDPNQYYKIRSHAIQQLKGTDEDPYPHKFHVDIALSDFIEKYGHLQPGDHLTDITVRVAGRIHAKRASGGKLIFYDLRGEGVKLQVMANSRLYKSEEEYFCINNKLRRGDIIGVEGNPGKTKKGELSIIPYEITLLSPCLHMLPHLHFGLKDKETRYRQRYLDLILNDYVRQKFITRAKIITYIRRFLDDLGFLEIETPMMNIIPGGAVAKPFITYHNELDMNLYMRIAPELYHKMVVVGGMDRVYEIGRQFRNEGIDLTHNPEFTTCEFYMAYADYHDLMEITEKLLSGMVKHITGSYKITYHPDGQDGQAYEIDFTPPFRRINMLHDLEKVLGVKFPSAECFETEETRKFFDDLCAERNVECPPPRTTARLLDRLVGEFLEVTCINPTFICDHPQIMSPLAKWHRSLRGLTERFELFVMKKEVCNAYTELNDPFRQRQLFEDQAKAKAAGDDEAMFIDENFCTALEYGLPPTAGWGMGIDRLTMFLTDSSNIKEVLLFPAMKPEDGKKEAPPGQPAEGTAV; encoded by the exons atggcggcggcggcggcgaaGATGGCGGCGGCGCGCGCGCTCGAGACGGAGGAGACCGAGTCGCGCCTCAGCAAAAA TGAGCTGAAGAGGCGTTTAAAGGCtgagagaaaaacagctgaaaaagaggcaaagcagaaagagcaaagtGAAAAGCATTCAAATAAGCCTTCTTCGATTTCTGACTCCGAGAATAATGTCGGTGCTGATGAGGAAAGCTTGGACCCAAAT CAATACTACAAGATCCGTAGCCATGCAATCCAGCAGCTGAAGGGCACCGACGAAGATCCCTATCCCCACAAGTTCCATGTGGATATAGCTCTTTCTGATTTTATAGAGAAGTATGGTCACCTGCAGCCAGGAGATCACCTGACAGACATTACAGTGAGAGTGGCAG GTCGAATCCATGCGAAGCGTGCCTCTGGAGGGAAGCTGATTTTCTACGATCTTCGTGGCGAAGGAGTCAAGTTACAGGTCATGGCAAATTCCAG GCTCTACAAATCAGAGGAAgagtatttctgtattaataaCAAGCTGCGTCGTGGGGACATTATTGGTGTCGAGGGGAAtcctgggaaaacaaagaaaggggAACTGAGCATTATTCCTTATGAAATAACTCTGTTGTCCCCATGCCTGCACATGTTGCCTCATCTTCACTTTGGCCTCAAAGATAAG gAAACTAGGTATCGTCAAAGATACTTGGATTTAATCCTTAATGATTATGTGAGGCAGAAATTTATAACCCGTGCAAAGATCATTACATATATCCGGAGGTTTCTAGATGACTTGGGCTTCCTTGAG ATTGAAACTCCTATGATGAATATAATTCCAGGTGGAGCTGTGGCAAAACCTTTCATCACATACCACAATGAACTGGATATGAATTTATATATGAGAATTGCTCCAGAGCTTTACCATAAG ATGGTGGTGGTTGGAGGCATGGACAGAGTATATGAAATTGGGCGTCAGTTCCGGAATGAAGGCATCGATTTGACTCACAACCCTGAGTTCACAACTTGTGAATTCTATATGGCTTATGCAGACTACCATGACCTGATGGAAATTACAGAGAAGTTGCTTTCAG GGATGGTGAAACATATTACTGGAAGTTACAAGATCACTTACCATCCAGATGGTCAAGATGGACAGGCCTATGAGATAGATTTTACCCCTCCCTTCCGGCGAATTAACATGTTGCATGATCTGGAAAAGGTCCTTGGAGTGAAATTTCCATCGGCTGAGTGTTTTGAAACTGAAG AAACTCGCAAGTTCTTTGATGACCTttgtgcagaaagaaatgttgaGTGTCCACCCCCCAGGACAACGGCCAGGCTTCTTGACAGA TTAGTTGGTGAATTCCTGGAAGTCACTTGTATCAACCCTACATTCATCTGTGATCACCCACAGATCATGAGTCCTCTAGCCAAATG GCATCGCTCTCTTCGTGGACTAACAGAACGCTTCGAACTCTTTGTGATGAAGAAGGAAGTGTGCAATGCGTACACAGAGCTTAACGATCCTTTCCGTCAGCGGCAGCTTTTTGAGGATCAGGCCAAG GCAAAAGCTGCAGGTGATGATGAAGCCATGTTTATTGATGAGAACTTCTGCACTGCGCTGGAGTATGGCCTCCCCCCTACAGCTGGCTGGGGCATGGGCATAGATCGCCTCACCATGTTCCTAACAGATTCCAGTAACATCAAG GAGGTGCTCCTCTTCCCGGCCATGAAACCGGAGGACGGCAAGAAGGAGGCGCCGCCGGGGCAGCCCGCCGAAGGCACCGCCGTGTGA